In the Alteromonas sp. M12 genome, one interval contains:
- the rimP gene encoding ribosome maturation factor RimP, producing MSQLEQKLTDMLVAPVEAIGFELVGIEFVRAGKHSTLRVYIDHPDGITVDNCADVSLQVSAVLDVEDPITTEYNLEVSSPGMDRPLFKEAHYQQCIGEVVTVRLRMPMNDRRNFKGTLLSVDNGNLTVEVDGQEYVLAVANIEKGNLVPTF from the coding sequence TTGTCACAACTTGAACAAAAACTGACGGACATGTTAGTTGCACCAGTGGAAGCCATTGGCTTTGAGCTCGTGGGAATTGAATTTGTTCGTGCAGGAAAACACTCAACATTGCGTGTTTATATCGACCATCCAGATGGTATTACAGTAGATAATTGTGCTGACGTAAGTTTACAAGTTAGCGCAGTGTTAGATGTGGAAGATCCCATCACTACTGAATACAATTTGGAAGTGTCGTCTCCTGGCATGGATAGACCGCTTTTTAAAGAAGCACATTATCAGCAGTGTATTGGAGAGGTTGTGACAGTACGCTTACGTATGCCAATGAACGATAGAAGAAACTTTAAAGGTACATTGTTGAGTGTCGACAATGGAAATTTAACGGTAGAAGTTGATGGTCAAGAATACGTTTTAGCCGTGGCAAATATCGAAAAAGGTAATTTGGTTCCAACATTTTAA
- the nusA gene encoding transcription termination factor NusA, translating into MNKEILLVAEAVSNEKQVPKEKIFEALEYAIASATKKKNEGEIEVRVNIDRETGDFDTFRRWLVIPDDQVQENPYAEITFSAAQVDEPEIQLGEFIEDQIESIKFDRITTQTAKQVIVQKVREAERAQMIAEYEDRVGDLVTGTVKKVNRDNVIVDLGNNAEGVIYRDDMLPRETFRPGDRVRGLLYVIRPEARGAQLFISRTHPDMLVELFRIEVPEIAEETLEIKAAARDPGSRAKIAVKTNDKRLDPVGACVGMRGSRVQAVSGELGGERVDIVLWDENPAQFVINAMAPAEVASIVVDEDAGSMDVAVEADNLAQAIGRSGQNVRLASQLTGWTLNVMTVEDLNSKHEEENSKVLGVFINSLDIDEDFAAVLVDEGFTTVEEIAYVPANELLAIEGFDEDMVEELRGRARAALTTQALANEESLEASEPKEELLNLEGMERHVAYVLASRGITDLEGLAEQGTDEISDIEELDEEKAGQLIMAARNIVWFSEE; encoded by the coding sequence ATGAATAAAGAAATTTTGTTAGTGGCGGAAGCCGTTTCAAATGAAAAGCAGGTTCCCAAAGAGAAGATCTTTGAGGCATTAGAATATGCTATTGCCAGCGCTACTAAAAAGAAAAATGAAGGCGAAATTGAAGTACGAGTTAACATCGACCGTGAAACTGGTGATTTTGATACTTTTCGTCGCTGGTTAGTTATTCCTGATGATCAGGTACAAGAAAACCCGTATGCAGAAATTACGTTCTCTGCAGCCCAAGTAGATGAACCTGAAATTCAATTGGGTGAGTTTATAGAAGACCAAATTGAGTCTATTAAATTTGACCGTATCACTACTCAAACCGCCAAACAGGTAATCGTGCAAAAAGTACGGGAAGCCGAACGTGCACAAATGATCGCTGAATACGAAGACCGTGTGGGTGATTTGGTTACTGGTACAGTGAAAAAAGTCAATCGCGACAATGTAATTGTCGATTTAGGTAATAACGCTGAAGGCGTTATTTATCGTGACGATATGCTACCTCGTGAAACTTTCCGTCCGGGTGACCGAGTACGTGGATTGTTATACGTAATTCGTCCTGAAGCTCGTGGAGCACAGTTGTTTATTAGCCGAACTCACCCAGATATGTTGGTTGAGTTGTTCCGTATAGAAGTACCTGAGATTGCAGAAGAGACTTTAGAAATTAAAGCTGCTGCTCGTGATCCAGGTTCACGGGCTAAAATTGCGGTGAAAACTAACGACAAACGTTTAGACCCTGTTGGTGCTTGCGTAGGAATGCGTGGATCTCGGGTTCAAGCGGTTTCTGGTGAACTTGGTGGTGAACGTGTTGACATCGTATTATGGGATGAAAATCCAGCTCAATTCGTAATCAACGCAATGGCACCTGCTGAAGTGGCTTCAATCGTTGTTGACGAAGATGCGGGCTCCATGGATGTGGCTGTTGAAGCCGACAACCTAGCGCAGGCAATTGGTCGTAGCGGTCAAAACGTACGTTTAGCCAGTCAGTTAACGGGATGGACATTAAATGTCATGACCGTTGAAGACCTGAACTCTAAGCACGAAGAAGAGAACTCAAAAGTATTAGGGGTATTTATTAATAGCCTTGATATTGATGAAGATTTCGCCGCTGTTTTAGTGGATGAAGGCTTCACAACTGTAGAAGAAATTGCGTATGTTCCTGCTAATGAATTACTAGCCATCGAAGGTTTCGATGAAGATATGGTTGAGGAACTTCGTGGTAGAGCGAGAGCTGCACTGACTACCCAAGCATTGGCAAATGAAGAGTCATTAGAAGCTTCTGAGCCAAAAGAAGAATTGCTAAACCTCGAAGGTATGGAGCGCCATGTGGCCTACGTACTAGCAAGTCGAGGAATTACAGACCTTGAAGGTCTAGCCGAACAAGGTACTGATGAAATAAGTGATATAGAAGAACTAGACGAAGAAAAAGCCGGACAGCTAATAATGGCTGCACGTAACATCGTTTGGTTTAGTGAAGAATAA
- the infB gene encoding translation initiation factor IF-2, with protein sequence MAEVSIEKLATDIGTQVDRLVQQFADAGLTKKVGDMITEDEKRQLLDHLSKSHGGNGSEGPKRMTLQRKTTSTLSVGKSKAVKVEVRKKRTYVKRTDVEEARLAEEEAKRKAQEAQEKLEAERKAAEEAKKAAEEKAIKAAEAKAKAEAEKAARIEQAKKDAAARQKEEVQLSPEEKAAQEEARLEAERIRKLQEDEAQRKLEEDAKKAAEEAKRLAEENERRWKEEEERRKKQEAEEVHLHSNRYAQEAEDEEDAQVERGSRRRKKSKKNAGADLKHGFNKPAQPVERIVRIGETINVGELASKMAVKATEVIKAMMKMGEMVTINQVLDQDTAVLVVEEMGHKYELVNDNALEDELLAGKASGDKENRAPVVTIMGHVDHGKTSLLDYIRRAKVADGEAGGITQHIGAYSVETDNGRIAFLDTPGHAAFTAMRARGAVATDIVILVVAADDGVMPQTKEAVQHAKAAGVPLIVAVNKMDKEAADPDRVKTELSQLEVISEEWGGEHQFVNVSAKTGMGIDELLEAISLQAELLDLQAVPTGPAKGIVIESRLDKGRGPVASVLVQEGELKAGDILLCGIEYGRVRAMRDENGHEVTVAGPSTPVEVLGLSGVPIAGEDALVVQDERKAREVASKRHTKQRDLKLAKQQKAKLENMFANMEAGDVSELNVVLKADVQGSVEAISESLTKLSTDEVKVIIVGSGVGGITETDASLAAASSAIVVGFNVRADATARRIIEAEEIDLRYYSVIYDLIDEVKQAMSGMLAPEFKQQIIGLAEVRDVFKSPKIGAIAGCMVTEGNIKRSAPIRVLRENVVIYEGELESLRRFKDDVQEVRNGMECGIGVKNYNDVKVGDQIEVFETVEVKREI encoded by the coding sequence ATGGCAGAAGTCTCCATCGAAAAACTAGCCACCGACATAGGAACTCAAGTTGATCGCTTAGTTCAGCAGTTTGCAGACGCAGGTTTGACTAAAAAAGTAGGTGATATGATCACTGAAGATGAAAAGCGTCAATTGCTTGATCATTTGAGCAAATCTCACGGTGGCAATGGTTCTGAAGGACCAAAGCGCATGACCTTGCAACGCAAGACTACCAGTACGTTAAGTGTGGGTAAGTCGAAAGCTGTTAAAGTTGAAGTGCGTAAAAAGCGCACATACGTTAAACGTACTGATGTCGAAGAAGCGCGTTTAGCCGAAGAAGAAGCTAAGCGTAAAGCGCAAGAAGCGCAGGAAAAACTTGAAGCAGAGCGTAAAGCAGCTGAAGAAGCGAAAAAAGCCGCTGAAGAAAAAGCAATCAAAGCCGCAGAAGCTAAAGCTAAAGCGGAAGCTGAGAAAGCGGCAAGAATAGAACAAGCGAAAAAGGATGCTGCTGCTCGTCAAAAAGAAGAAGTGCAGTTATCACCGGAAGAAAAAGCAGCGCAAGAAGAAGCAAGACTTGAAGCTGAACGCATTCGTAAACTTCAGGAAGACGAAGCTCAGCGCAAACTTGAAGAAGATGCGAAAAAAGCGGCTGAAGAAGCAAAACGCTTAGCAGAAGAAAATGAGCGTCGTTGGAAAGAAGAAGAAGAGCGTCGTAAAAAGCAGGAAGCTGAAGAAGTGCATTTGCACTCTAACCGTTACGCTCAAGAAGCTGAAGATGAAGAAGATGCACAAGTCGAGCGCGGTTCTCGTCGTCGTAAAAAATCGAAAAAGAATGCTGGTGCCGATCTTAAGCACGGCTTTAATAAACCAGCGCAACCTGTAGAACGTATTGTTCGTATTGGTGAAACTATCAATGTTGGCGAACTTGCCAGCAAGATGGCCGTTAAAGCCACAGAAGTTATCAAAGCGATGATGAAAATGGGTGAGATGGTTACCATTAACCAAGTATTAGACCAAGACACTGCTGTACTAGTAGTTGAAGAAATGGGTCATAAATACGAGTTGGTGAATGACAACGCATTAGAAGATGAATTGTTAGCTGGTAAGGCTTCTGGCGATAAAGAAAACAGAGCGCCAGTGGTGACTATTATGGGTCACGTTGATCACGGTAAAACGTCTTTGTTGGATTATATCCGAAGAGCGAAAGTTGCCGATGGTGAAGCTGGTGGAATTACCCAGCACATTGGTGCCTACAGTGTTGAAACAGATAATGGTCGTATTGCATTTTTAGATACCCCTGGACACGCCGCGTTTACTGCAATGCGTGCTCGTGGAGCAGTCGCAACAGATATCGTTATCTTGGTTGTTGCCGCAGACGATGGCGTAATGCCACAAACAAAAGAAGCGGTTCAGCATGCAAAAGCTGCTGGCGTACCTTTGATTGTTGCGGTTAACAAAATGGATAAAGAAGCAGCCGACCCAGATCGTGTTAAGACTGAATTATCGCAACTTGAAGTTATTTCAGAAGAATGGGGTGGTGAACACCAATTCGTAAACGTATCTGCGAAAACAGGTATGGGCATCGATGAGCTTCTAGAAGCGATTTCGTTGCAAGCTGAACTACTAGATTTACAAGCCGTACCAACAGGCCCAGCAAAGGGTATCGTGATTGAATCTCGCCTTGATAAAGGTCGTGGACCAGTTGCTTCTGTGCTTGTACAAGAAGGTGAGTTAAAAGCGGGTGATATCTTGCTTTGTGGTATTGAATACGGTCGAGTTCGTGCGATGCGCGACGAAAATGGTCATGAAGTAACGGTTGCCGGTCCTTCAACTCCAGTAGAAGTGCTAGGTTTGTCTGGTGTTCCTATTGCAGGTGAAGATGCCTTAGTTGTGCAAGATGAGCGTAAAGCTCGTGAAGTTGCAAGTAAGCGTCACACTAAGCAACGTGATTTGAAATTAGCTAAACAACAAAAAGCTAAACTTGAAAACATGTTTGCCAATATGGAAGCTGGTGATGTTAGCGAACTTAATGTTGTATTAAAAGCTGACGTTCAGGGTTCTGTAGAAGCAATTTCAGAATCGTTAACTAAACTATCTACTGATGAAGTAAAAGTCATTATTGTAGGTAGCGGTGTTGGTGGTATTACTGAAACTGATGCTAGTTTAGCTGCAGCCTCAAGCGCCATTGTGGTTGGCTTTAACGTTCGTGCCGATGCTACTGCAAGACGTATTATTGAAGCTGAAGAAATCGACTTACGCTACTACAGTGTTATTTATGACCTGATAGATGAAGTTAAACAAGCAATGAGCGGTATGCTTGCGCCTGAGTTCAAACAACAAATTATTGGTTTGGCTGAAGTACGTGATGTATTTAAATCACCGAAAATTGGTGCAATCGCCGGTTGTATGGTAACCGAAGGTAACATTAAACGTAGTGCACCTATCCGTGTTCTTCGTGAAAATGTGGTTATTTATGAAGGTGAACTTGAATCACTTCGCCGCTTCAAAGACGACGTACAAGAAGTGCGTAACGGTATGGAATGTGGTATCGGCGTGAAGAACTACAACGATGTTAAGGTCGGTGACCAAATCGAAGTATTCGAAACCGTAGAAGTAAAACGCGAAATTTAA
- the rbfA gene encoding 30S ribosome-binding factor RbfA: MAREFSRTERVGQQIHKEVASIFQNEFKNRDPRLGMVTVSGVDVSRDLAHAKVYVTFFETDEEKLKLFNQIMEDNKGFIRTLLAKRMRMRAVPALKFYQDTSITEGIRISTLVSQTLNDDKERALKAGRDLDKEDQETDENN, encoded by the coding sequence ATGGCTAGAGAATTTTCCCGCACTGAACGAGTTGGACAGCAAATCCACAAAGAAGTGGCCAGCATTTTCCAAAACGAATTTAAAAATCGTGACCCACGTTTAGGCATGGTGACTGTGTCTGGCGTTGATGTCTCTCGAGATTTAGCCCATGCAAAAGTCTATGTGACATTTTTTGAGACTGATGAAGAAAAACTGAAGTTATTCAATCAAATAATGGAAGATAACAAAGGCTTTATTCGCACTTTGTTAGCCAAGCGTATGCGTATGCGTGCGGTACCTGCATTAAAGTTTTATCAAGATACTTCAATTACCGAAGGTATTCGTATTTCGACTTTAGTGTCACAAACATTAAATGACGATAAAGAGCGCGCGTTGAAAGCAGGTCGTGACTTAGATAAAGAAGATCAGGAAACGGACGAAAATAATTAA
- the truB gene encoding tRNA pseudouridine(55) synthase TruB has product MARKRKGRGIDGMLLLDKPLGLSSNDALQKVKRCFNAAKAGHTGALDPLATGMLPICLGEATKFSQFLLDADKTYSVTATLGVRTTTSDADGEVVESKPVEVTNGQIEEACLSFVGTSDQVPSMFSALKYQGKPLYSYARQGIEVPREARKITIYSLQIEKIEDNKIDMIVHCSKGTYIRSLVDDIGQLLGCGAFVSRLHRSNVADYPADKVITLDELLAMRKSIDDNELDIMDDSSFVALDALLLAMDSPVKTLPEVELEAERASYFCNGNPVNAKQAVSFPLDSQVRVYSNDLFLGVGFIDDNQQIAPKRLVVR; this is encoded by the coding sequence ATGGCTAGAAAGCGTAAAGGTCGTGGGATTGACGGCATGTTATTGCTCGATAAACCCTTGGGATTATCTTCCAATGATGCTCTTCAGAAGGTTAAACGGTGTTTCAATGCTGCAAAAGCTGGGCATACCGGCGCGTTAGATCCCTTGGCAACAGGCATGTTGCCTATTTGTTTGGGGGAGGCTACTAAGTTTTCTCAGTTTCTACTTGATGCCGATAAAACCTATTCAGTAACGGCAACATTAGGAGTACGTACTACAACTTCTGATGCAGATGGTGAGGTTGTTGAAAGTAAACCCGTAGAGGTTACTAATGGGCAAATTGAAGAGGCCTGTTTGAGCTTTGTTGGTACATCTGATCAAGTACCTTCGATGTTTTCTGCTTTAAAGTATCAAGGTAAACCCCTTTACTCTTATGCAAGACAGGGTATTGAAGTACCCAGAGAAGCACGCAAAATTACTATCTATTCTTTGCAAATCGAAAAGATTGAAGATAATAAAATCGATATGATAGTGCACTGTAGTAAAGGCACTTATATTCGATCTTTGGTGGACGATATTGGGCAACTATTAGGGTGTGGCGCGTTTGTAAGCCGTTTACACCGCTCTAATGTGGCCGATTACCCGGCAGATAAAGTTATTACTTTAGATGAGCTGTTAGCGATGCGTAAGAGCATTGATGATAATGAATTAGATATAATGGATGACAGCAGTTTTGTAGCGTTAGATGCATTGTTATTGGCAATGGATTCGCCGGTTAAGACGTTGCCAGAAGTTGAATTAGAAGCCGAACGAGCAAGTTACTTTTGTAATGGCAATCCAGTTAACGCTAAACAAGCTGTATCTTTTCCACTTGACTCTCAAGTTAGAGTTTATTCAAATGATTTGTTTCTAGGGGTTGGTTTCATTGATGATAATCAACAGATTGCACCTAAACGCTTAGTCGTAAGATAG